The stretch of DNA ACCCTGATCATGACCGCTTCGCAGGCCGACCGCGTATCGTTCGGCTGCTCGGAAGAAGCCGACTTCACCTACTTCGGCGACGCCCTGTTCGCCCAGGCGCTGAACCAGACCGACGACCTGGAGCAGGCCTTCAAGCTGGCCCGGGCGACCGTGGCCGAACGTGAACTGGCGGACAACTTCGAAGCCTCCGAACCGCAGATCTGGGCGCCCAAGGGGGTCTTGGCGCACTGGCAGCATCTGCGCAAGCAACAAGCACGAAAGGCGCTGCAAAGCGCCGCCAACGACAGCAAGGAAGCAAAGAGCAACTAAGCTGAAACAGTATCAAGGGGGAAACATTATGTACTTGACGCCTCAGCATATCTTGCTCGCCGGCGCGACCGGCCTGACTGGCGAGCACTTGCTCGACCGCCTGCTCAACGAACCCACGGTAACCCGCGTACTGGCGCCCAGCCGGCGCCCCTTGAGCGAACATCCGCGCCTGGAAAACCCGGTCGGCGAGCCGGCGGTACTCCTGCCGCAACTCAGCGGCCGGGTCGACCTGGCGTTCTGCTGCCTGGGCACCACTATCAAGAAAGCCGGCTCCGAACAAGCGTTCCGCGCCGTCGACCTGGACCTGGTGGTGGCCTTCGGCAAACGCGCACGGGAGATGGGTGCGCGGCACCTGGTGGTGATCAGCGCCTTGGGCGCGGACGCGAAATCCTCGATTTTCTACAACCGGGTCAAAGGCGAAATGGAACAGGCGCTGAAGGCCCAGGACTGGCCGCAACTGACTATTTGCCGGCCGTCGCTGCTGCTTGGCGAACGCATCGAACCGCGTCTCGCCGAACAGCTGGCCGGCCCGCTGTCCAAGCTGATTCCCGGCAAATACCACGGCATCGAAGCCTGCCATCTGGCCCGGGCCATGTGGCGCCTGGCGCTGGAAGAGCAGGATGGCGTGCGGATCGTCGAGTCCGACGAATTGCGCAAGCTGGGTAAATAAACGCCATGGATCGCGCCTGTAGCCGCTGCCGCAGGCTGTGATCGACTGCGCAGCGGGCGCAATCCTGACGACGCGATTGCCGCACTACCGCGCCGCCCGCCTCTACGGCCGCTACGCGACCGATCGCAGCCTTCGGCAGCGGCTACAAGGTTACAACCCGCCTGTAGCCTGGAAACCAACCCCCAATACCGTCAGCACCGACAGCGGCAACAGCAGCGTGTCGAGCAAGACGCTGGCCGGCAGATCGACCCCCGGATAGCTCGGTGCTTCGGCACCGAAGCGATCCATCGGGCAACAACCGCCCTGCATCACATACAGATCCAGGCGCGTCCCGGAATACACCACCGGTGCGCCCGGCTTGGCCGCGTTCAGCGTGCGTGCCGTGGCGCAGCCGCCCAGTTGCAGGGCGACCAGCAGGATCAGCAGCGACTTACTCATCGCTGCTCAGGTGATGCTCGCCCCACCGCGGCAACATGTCTTGCGGGATGTTCAACAGGTTGAGAATCCGCGCCACGACAAAATCCACCAGGTCGTCGATGGTCTGCGGCTGGTGATAGAAACCCGGAGAGGCCGGCAGAATGGTCACGCCCATGTTCGACAGCTTGAGCATGTTTTCCAGGTGAATGCTCGAGTAAGGCGCCTCGCGCGGTACCAGGATCAACTGGCGGCGTTCCTTCAGGGTGACGTCCGCCGCCCGTTCGATCAGGTTGTTGCAGGCGCCCGTGGCGATGGCCGACAAGGTACCGGTGGAGCAAGGCACCACCACCATCGCCGCCGGCGAACCGGAGCCCGAGGCCACCGGCGACATCCAGTCTTCCTTGCCATACACGCGGATCTGCCCGGCTGCCGCACCGGTGTACTCGGTGAGGAAGGCCTGCATGGTCTGCGGCTTGGACGGCAGGGTCACGTCGGTCTCGGTCGCCATCACCAACTGCGCGGCCTTGGAGATCAGGAAGTGCACTTCACGATCTTCGCGCACCAGGCAATCGAGCAGGCGCAGGCCGTACTGGGCGCCCGAGGCGCCGGTCATCGCCAGGGTGATGCGTTCCGGGCCGTTGTTCATCGCAGTGCCTCGGCCAGCTTGCCGTGCAGGCCGCCGAAGCCGCCGTTGCTCATGATCACCACGTGGGTGCCCGGCTTGGCCTGGCTCTTCACCCGCTCGATGATGCCTTCCAGGGAGTCGCTGACAATCGACGGCACGCTGCACAGCGCGGCGGTGGTGCCCAGGTCCCAGCCAAGGTTGGCCGGCGAATACCAAACCACCTGATCGGCCTGGTTGACGCTTTCCGGCAGCCCGTCACGGTGGGCGCCGAGCTTCATGGAGTTGGAGCGCGGCTCGATGATCGCGATCAATGGCGCATCGCCGATGCGCTTGCGCAGGCCATCCAGGGTGGTGGCGATGGCGGTCGGGTGGTGAGCGAAGTCGTCGTAGATGGTGATGCCATGGACTTCAGCCACCTTCTCCATCCGCCGCTTGACGCTCTTGAACGCGCTCAGCGCAGCGATGCCCATGGCCGGCACCACGCCGACATGGCGCGCCGCGGCCAGGGTGGCCAGGGCGTTGGCGACGTTGTGCTGGCCGGTCAGGTCCCACTCGACCACGCCTTGGGCCTCGCCTTCGAACATTACTTCGAACTTCGAGCCGTCTTCGCTGAGTAGCTTGACCTGCCATTGGCCACCCGCTCCGGTGGTTTGCACCGGGGTCCAGCAGCCCATGTCGATCACCCGTTGCAGGGCCGGCTCGGTGGTCGGGTGGATGACCAGGCCTTCGCTCGGGATGGTCCGCACCAAGTGGTGGAACTGCCGCTCGATCGCCGGCAGATCTGGGAAGATGTCCGCGTGATCGAACTCGAGATTGTTCAGGATCGCCGTGCGCGGACGGTAGTGCACGAACTTCGAGCGCTTGTCAAAGAAGGCGCTGTCGTATTCATCGGCCTCGATCACGAAGAACGGTGTGCCGCCCAGGCGGGCCGACACCGAGAAATTCTGCGGCACGCCACCGATCAGGAAGCCCGGGCTCATGCCCGCATGCTCCAGCACCCAGGCCAGCATGCTGCTGGTGGTGGTCTTGCCGTGCGTGCCGGCCACCGCCAGCACCCAACGGCCTTGCAGCACATGGTCAGCCAGCCATTGCGGGCCGGAAACATAGGGCAGGCCCTTGTTCAGCACATATTCCACCGCCGGGTTGCCGCGGGACATGGCATTGCCGATCACCACCAGATCCGGCGCCGGGTCAAGCTGGGCCGGGTCGTAGCCCTGGGTCAACTCGATGCCCTGGGCTTCGAGCTGGGTGCTCATGGGTGGGTAGACGTTGGCATCGGAGCCGGTGACATGATGGCCCAGTTCTTTGGCCAGAACCGCCATCGAGCCCATGAAGGTGCCGCAAATACCGAGAATATGAATGTGCATAGAAGGCCTCGTAAAACATCGAGGCAGGTTAGCGTAGAGGGCTGCAAATCGCACTCTTTAGCTGATGGGGAACAGGCTGTTGTCGCTGCCGGAGGCTGTGACGAGTTCTGTGGGGCTTTTGCCGGGGAATCGCTCGAACGCGGCTGGAGCCTTGGACTGCGGTTACCGACGTATCGGCGGTTGCGCCGCCTATCGCGAGCAAGCTTCGCTGCTACAGATACAGTGCGCATTCCTGTAGGAGCAGCCGATCGACGCTCGATTGCTCGCGATGAACGATAACCCGGCACCGCGCCTAGCGAGCGATCCCATGCTTGCGCAGCTTTCTATAGAGGGTGTTGCGGCTCACCCCCAGCTGCTCGGCGGTGTGGGTCATATGCCAGCGCTGTTGTTCCAGCACATTGAGCAAGGCCAGGCGTTCGGCATCGTCCAACGGGTATCCGCCCGCCTCCTCGACAGCTGCCGGCACCGGCGCCGGGCGGCCCTGGCGAATCATCGCCGGCACATCCTCTAGGCCGATGCGTCCGTCGTCGCAG from Pseudomonas chlororaphis subsp. chlororaphis encodes:
- a CDS encoding oxidoreductase, which translates into the protein MYLTPQHILLAGATGLTGEHLLDRLLNEPTVTRVLAPSRRPLSEHPRLENPVGEPAVLLPQLSGRVDLAFCCLGTTIKKAGSEQAFRAVDLDLVVAFGKRAREMGARHLVVISALGADAKSSIFYNRVKGEMEQALKAQDWPQLTICRPSLLLGERIEPRLAEQLAGPLSKLIPGKYHGIEACHLARAMWRLALEEQDGVRIVESDELRKLGK
- a CDS encoding YceK/YidQ family lipoprotein, with the protein product MSKSLLILLVALQLGGCATARTLNAAKPGAPVVYSGTRLDLYVMQGGCCPMDRFGAEAPSYPGVDLPASVLLDTLLLPLSVLTVLGVGFQATGGL
- the ubiX gene encoding flavin prenyltransferase UbiX translates to MNNGPERITLAMTGASGAQYGLRLLDCLVREDREVHFLISKAAQLVMATETDVTLPSKPQTMQAFLTEYTGAAAGQIRVYGKEDWMSPVASGSGSPAAMVVVPCSTGTLSAIATGACNNLIERAADVTLKERRQLILVPREAPYSSIHLENMLKLSNMGVTILPASPGFYHQPQTIDDLVDFVVARILNLLNIPQDMLPRWGEHHLSSDE
- the mpl gene encoding UDP-N-acetylmuramate:L-alanyl-gamma-D-glutamyl-meso-diaminopimelate ligase, whose protein sequence is MHIHILGICGTFMGSMAVLAKELGHHVTGSDANVYPPMSTQLEAQGIELTQGYDPAQLDPAPDLVVIGNAMSRGNPAVEYVLNKGLPYVSGPQWLADHVLQGRWVLAVAGTHGKTTTSSMLAWVLEHAGMSPGFLIGGVPQNFSVSARLGGTPFFVIEADEYDSAFFDKRSKFVHYRPRTAILNNLEFDHADIFPDLPAIERQFHHLVRTIPSEGLVIHPTTEPALQRVIDMGCWTPVQTTGAGGQWQVKLLSEDGSKFEVMFEGEAQGVVEWDLTGQHNVANALATLAAARHVGVVPAMGIAALSAFKSVKRRMEKVAEVHGITIYDDFAHHPTAIATTLDGLRKRIGDAPLIAIIEPRSNSMKLGAHRDGLPESVNQADQVVWYSPANLGWDLGTTAALCSVPSIVSDSLEGIIERVKSQAKPGTHVVIMSNGGFGGLHGKLAEALR